The following DNA comes from Gordonia zhaorongruii.
CCCTCCCTTCTGGTTGCACATGGCGATCATCACCGCAGGACCGTGGCGGTCGAGGGGCGCCGGATCCGGGATGTCGCGGTACGGGCGGCCTGTGGGACCGAGCTTGTCAGCGGGAACGTCGAGTGCCCCCTGCTGGGCCTTGGCACCGGCTTTGTGGTCCACCTGTCCGATGCTCCTTCCCGCAGCCGTCTGGTCTGCGCCGCCCGCATGCAGAGAAGCTCTCTGCATGATTACCGACCGTATCCTCCCCGATTCTAGTGGGTCCGGTGATCGTGCTGCGCGAGGCGGTCGGCGTGCCGCGCGTGCTCCTACCGGGCTCGCGGATGCGCCGTTACGTACACCTCACGCATCGTGTTCACCGTGACCAGCGTGTACACCTGCGTGGTCGTGACCGATGAGTGGCCGAGGAGCTCCTGCACCACACGCACATCGGCACCGCCGTCGAGGAGATGCGTCGCGAAACTGTGCCGCAGCGTATGCGGCGACACGTCCTTGTCGATCCCAGCCCGACCGGCAGCGTCGACGAGCACCTGCCAGGCACTCTGCCGGGACAGCCTGCCGCCGCGGATGTTCAGGAACAGTGCAGGCGTCCCCTTCTTCACCAGTGCCGGCCGACCACGCACCAGGTAGGCGTCGACCGCCGCAATGGCGGGGCGTCCGACCGGGACGATCCGCTCCTTGCCACCCTTACCGTGCAGCACGACGGCCCGGTGCGCCATGTCGATGTCGTCGACATCGAGCGCCGTCACCTCGGAGATACGCGCCCCGCAGCTGTACAGGAGTTCGAGGAGCGCCCGATCGCGCAGGGCGCGCGGCCCCTCCGGTGAGCCGGCCGCGGCGAGGATCGCCAGCACATCATCGACCGGCAACGACTTGGGAAGCCTGCGTGGCGCCTTCGGCGGACGGACGGCGTGCGCCACATCGTCGACGACGACTCCTTCGGCCGCGGCGAACTTATGGAAGCCACGAGCGGACACCAGGGTGCGCGCCACCGAACTGTCCGCGAGCGGCACCACCTCGTGTTCCGGATCACCTCGGCGCAAGGAGACGAGAAACTCACGAACGGTCTCCTCGCGAACGTCGGCAAGGTCGGTGATGCCGTTGCGGCACAGGAAGTCCCGGTACCGCTGCAGATCGCGGCGATACGAGGAGATGGTGTTCTTGGCGGCCCCGCGCTCCACCGTCAGGTGGTCGAGATACCGGTCCAGCAGGGCATTCACCCCGATCCTGCTGTCGACGCCCGTCCGTCCCGCCATCAACGGCGCCGGTCACGTGCAGGGAACGCGGTGGGCTCGTCGCGCCACGGTTGGTCCGTACCGCGCAGTGAGGCACCGGTACCGTCCGCTGCCGCCACCGCGAGCACGCCGGCGGCGGCTGTGGCGTTCACGATCTCCCCGGCCAGAACCTGCCGTACCGCGTCGGCGAGCGGCATCCACTCCACCGACAGGTCGGCCTCCTCGTCCTCACGTTCGGCGGCCGGAAGCACGCTGAGGCCTTCGGCCAGGTACACACGCAACGCCTCGTC
Coding sequences within:
- the xerD gene encoding site-specific tyrosine recombinase XerD — its product is MAGRTGVDSRIGVNALLDRYLDHLTVERGAAKNTISSYRRDLQRYRDFLCRNGITDLADVREETVREFLVSLRRGDPEHEVVPLADSSVARTLVSARGFHKFAAAEGVVVDDVAHAVRPPKAPRRLPKSLPVDDVLAILAAAGSPEGPRALRDRALLELLYSCGARISEVTALDVDDIDMAHRAVVLHGKGGKERIVPVGRPAIAAVDAYLVRGRPALVKKGTPALFLNIRGGRLSRQSAWQVLVDAAGRAGIDKDVSPHTLRHSFATHLLDGGADVRVVQELLGHSSVTTTQVYTLVTVNTMREVYVTAHPRAR